Proteins from one Lacrimispora sphenoides genomic window:
- a CDS encoding ribonuclease HII: MRKLTEEKLQAEQERLEIMKEFERQYEDHILVCGIDEAGRGPLAGPVVAGAVILPRACEILFLNDSKKLSEKRREALFEEIQEKASAFAVGVVGADRIDEINILQATYEAMRLAIGKLGVEPEVLLNDAVTIPGVTASQVPIVKGDSKSVSIAAASIMAKVTRDHMMEEYDKLFPEYGFAKHKGYGTAVHINALKEFGPCPIHRRSFIKNFVGGCL; the protein is encoded by the coding sequence ATGAGAAAATTAACAGAAGAAAAGCTTCAGGCGGAACAGGAGCGCCTGGAGATAATGAAAGAGTTTGAACGCCAGTATGAGGATCATATCCTGGTCTGCGGAATCGATGAGGCTGGACGCGGACCTCTGGCAGGACCAGTGGTAGCTGGTGCGGTGATTCTGCCCAGGGCTTGCGAAATTCTTTTTTTAAATGATTCAAAAAAACTGTCAGAGAAACGGCGGGAAGCCCTTTTTGAAGAAATCCAGGAAAAAGCCTCCGCTTTTGCAGTTGGAGTGGTCGGAGCAGACCGGATCGATGAAATAAATATCCTGCAGGCTACCTATGAAGCTATGAGGCTTGCCATAGGCAAATTGGGAGTAGAACCGGAAGTTTTATTAAATGATGCAGTTACGATCCCGGGAGTTACCGCTTCCCAGGTTCCTATTGTCAAGGGAGATTCAAAGAGCGTGTCAATTGCCGCTGCAAGCATTATGGCAAAAGTGACCAGGGATCATATGATGGAAGAATATGACAAATTGTTTCCGGAATATGGTTTTGCAAAGCATAAGGGATATGGGACGGCCGTTCATATTAATGCCCTAAAGGAATTTGGTCCCTGTCCCATTCACAGACGCAGCTTTATTAAGAATTTTGTGGGAGGTTGTCTTTGA
- the ylqF gene encoding ribosome biogenesis GTPase YlqF: MNIQWYPGHMTKAKRAMKEDIKLIDLIIELVDARVPLSSRNPDIDELGAGKARIVLLNKSDLADERCNSAWESYFEAKGCYVVKVNSKSGAGLKQINGVVQEACKEKIERDRRRGILNRPVRAMVVGIPNVGKSTFINSFAGKACTKTGNRPGVTKGNQWIRLNKSLELLDTPGILWPKFEDQQVGIRLALIGSVNDEILNKDELAMELIRFLTKKYPRVLSERYGIETEDALEALMQVAQARACLAKGGELDLVKASNLLIDDFRSGKLGRMTLELPAQ, encoded by the coding sequence ATGAATATACAATGGTATCCAGGTCATATGACCAAAGCCAAAAGAGCTATGAAGGAAGATATCAAATTAATTGATTTGATAATAGAACTGGTGGACGCGAGAGTACCCTTAAGCAGCCGGAATCCTGATATTGATGAATTAGGAGCCGGAAAGGCACGTATCGTTCTGCTTAATAAATCCGATCTTGCGGATGAACGCTGCAACAGTGCCTGGGAGTCATATTTTGAAGCCAAGGGCTGCTACGTTGTCAAGGTGAATTCCAAGAGCGGGGCAGGATTAAAGCAGATTAACGGTGTTGTTCAGGAGGCATGCAAGGAGAAAATAGAACGTGACCGCAGAAGAGGGATTTTAAACCGTCCGGTGAGAGCTATGGTGGTGGGAATTCCCAATGTGGGAAAGTCTACCTTTATCAATTCATTTGCGGGAAAAGCATGCACAAAAACAGGAAACAGACCGGGAGTGACGAAAGGGAATCAGTGGATCAGGCTTAATAAGAGCCTAGAGCTTCTTGATACCCCCGGTATTTTGTGGCCGAAATTTGAGGATCAGCAGGTGGGAATCAGGCTTGCTCTCATTGGATCTGTCAATGATGAGATATTGAATAAGGATGAACTGGCAATGGAGCTCATCCGTTTCCTGACAAAAAAATATCCCAGAGTTCTTTCTGAAAGATATGGAATAGAAACAGAAGATGCCCTGGAGGCATTAATGCAGGTGGCACAGGCCAGGGCCTGTCTTGCAAAAGGCGGTGAACTGGACCTGGTGAAGGCTTCGAATCTTTTAATTGACGATTTCAGAAGCGGAAAGCTGGGTCGTATGACTCTGGAACTTCCTGCGCAATAA